AAGAAAGTACTACTTTGTTAACATATGACCGATCTTACATTCTCTCAAATCTTTTTGAAGAAGCTCGTCAGTAGCGAAGCCACGTACAAGCTGGGTAGTCAATTGACTACCCAACTTTTTGATAAAACTAGCATATAGGTGCAGAAATATTGAAATAAATTGTATAAATTCATATATTTGACTACACAGTTTTAAATTGACTACACAAGACAACATTTCTGGCACCGCCACTGAAGCTCGTGCTACAGCCGATGGTAAATCTACAACCCGTTTCTTCTTTTTCCAACTTAGCAAAAACATAGTTACTCCCTTCAATCCAAATTACTTGTCACATGCTCGCATCTGACTGCTCTATAGTAGTATAGCTTTAGTAGGATCGGAGAGCATTTAAATAATTTGCGATCGTAGAAACACCTTTTTTTTTCTCGGCAAGTGTTCCCACATGCATGGCATGCATGAGATGGGAAGGCATACTACATGCACTAGGCGGGATCAAAGGAGCTGCACACGGTTAGTGTTAGTTGGACCGACACACACACCGTCTCCACTAGGTGGCAGATACTCCGTGTTCTCTCCACTGTGCGCATGTGCTCTTTTAGCCACAAATTATTGTCAGGCCAATGCAAAAATGTACCAGATATGTATTGGGATTGAAAAATGAAAGAATGGATCAAAAAATTGTCATTTCAGTTTCTACCTTTACAAAAGAAACTATGCTAGAGTGAGTAGTGAGTGAGTGAGTTGATCAAAAGAGTTTGCCGGCAAACTCCTCGATGTCCTCGTCCCTGACGGACGGCGACGCCATCTTCCTGAACTGCTTGAGGTCCGACAGGCTCCGGCCGAGCTTCAGCGCCACCTTGGTCGCGAACACCTCGCCGCCCTCCCTCCGCTCGAGGTCGGGCTCGCCGAGGTTGGCCTCGATGTCCTCCTGGATCTTGCGGTAGAACCCGGCGCAGTTGCGGAGCAGCTCGAACAGCATGCCCATCTGCCCGCCGTGCTCCATCGTGTtcaccgccgccgccagcgccccGCCGAAGACGGCCGCGCCAGACGCCCACGTGCCGGCCTCGCCGGACCCGATGAACACCGACGCGAGCGCCGCCGTGCCGGCCAGCGCCGGGCCGGCCACAGCGAGGCCCCTGTTCAGGTTCAGCACCAGCTTGCCCACCGTCAGgaactcctgctcgtccttggCCTTGATGACCCTCAGGATGCCCCGCATCTCCTCCTCGAGATCCTGGGTCCAGCCGTTGTTGCCGGTGGCGACGGAGCCACGACGGCCGAGGCTCCTTAACCTCTTGGGCTgcgcggcgcggcggcgcggccaCCAGCGCGCGGGCTCGACGGCCTTGGGGAACTTCTCGAGCATGCCGGGGAGCAGCGGCAGCGGGTAGGCGGCGTCGAGCGCGAGCACCCGGTCCATGGCCTCCTGCACGTCGTCCTTGGTCGTCGTCGTGTGCGCGCCGAGCGCGAGCGCGGCGCGGACGTCGCGCTCGAGCTCCCTCCACAGCCTCGTGGCGTTGCGCTGCTCCTCGGCGAGCTGCGAGGGCTGGATCTTGTTGACGGCCGCCATGGTGACGGCGGCGGAGGCCAGGAGGACCCCCGCGGAGGCCTTGAGCGCGAGCACGCCGGGCGCGGCGGGCGCGAGCGCGGCCATGACGGAGGCGGCGAGCGTGAGGGAGTTGGTGGAGTGGAGCAGCAGGTGGTTCCAGTTGTCGCGCTGCCTGCCGATGATGTCGTGCATCTCGGCCCGGTCCGCCGCCGCGTCCGCGATGGCGCGGAGCTTCTCGACGGGCACGGAGCCGCCGTCGACGTCCGCCGACGGGGAGCCCGGGACGTCGATCCAGTCGAGCTTGAGGCTGAGGCTGTCCTGCGCCGTGTGAATGCCGGAAGGCACGCGCAGGGCGGCGCGGCAAGCGGCGGCGCCGCTCCGGCGCGGCCGTGGCcgtgggcgcgcggcggaggTGGAAGGGAGAAAGGAAGACGACTGGGCCAAGAAGAGGCGCTGGGCGTGGAGTGCCGCCATGCTTTGGATTGCTGTGGTTCGGTGCTGTAGCTTCGTCTGCTTCGCTGGAGGCCGGAGGAGAGCGGGTGTCGAAGGCGATCGAAGTGGCTTCCAAGCTTTTGCTGCGTCCGTGGAGATGAGCCGACGAGGAGGGATGTGGGATTGGGATGGAGGCGAGGAGGTATTTATAGGGGACGATGGGAAAAGTttgaccggggggggggggggggggggggggggttgggctGGGTCAGAACCTGTGGTTTGAATTGAACTTTGAAGGGTCCAAGACGACGAGATCGCGCTGCCAACGAGAGACCGTTTCTGCAACTGTCCAGTAGATGGCTGGATTAGTTTAAGCCAAGTAGTAGGGGATTCACACTCACACTCCTTGTTCAGAGGGCACCCTGCTCCATCACACACTTACACTCCTTGTTCAGAGGGCACCCTGCTCCATCACACACTTACACGTCATCATTCGTTCATTTCTTTCTCCCTACGTAAACTAAAACCACGATAGGAATCATGCAACGGAGGGAGCAGGAGTAGCTCATACTAGTACATGACTTCAGTCTTTTCTTTTCGAAAATGAACATGCATTCAGTCTTACTAGTATGGTGTAAGATTAATTAATTTAATCAATACTCCTTCCAATGGTATTATGTGTTCCTTTAATATATTGTGAAAGTTGTCCTATTCTTATTTCGGTATCACATGCACCTCCTTGGACTTCTATTCAATCGAGAAATTGGATTGTACTACATCTTTTAATATAACTTTTGTATTTTGATATCAATTTTTTATACATACTtcctccgtccgaaaaagcttgtTTCTCAATGGATGTATGTAGCATCAAGTTGATGCTAGATACATTTATTTGAAGGACAAGTTTGGGACAAggtttttcggacggagggagtataaggtGTCCAACGGATTATACAAATCAACGACACGTACTCCCTTCGACACGTACTCCCTTTTGTTAGACTTAATGGGCTTCGCCCATGTATATTTCAGTCATTGTTAAATAAATCTTAAGGGCTCATGTATGGCTGGAGAGGTGAAGGTGTAATCTTTAGTACTACCGTAGAAGTGGTGGTGGTGTGAAACCAACTTATATAGTCCCCTCACTACACTTTGTGATTGGGATGACGAGAGAAAGAGAATACCACACGTGCTAGCTCACCTGACCTCGCTAGGCTGGGTCGGGCAAATGTCACGGGCGTGCTACATCCATGCGAATGGTTCCCAAAATCCGGTATATGATCCTGCAGTAGCATAACTTTATTTTGCCGTTTTATTCTTTGGTTTCTTGGTTGGCAAGTTTGTGAGTTGGAAACCTAGTCGGTTTAGATGATCACAACACGAGACCATTGAGTTCTCCTATATTTTCCACATTGTCGGCCGCCGCCAAAGACACACCAAATCGAGATGGGGTTCTGCCCCCTCTTGCTATTTGCGCCGTCATCGTGGTCTACTACATCCTAAATGCCGATGTGCATCGGCGAGCGGAAGAGCAGGTCTCTGAACCTCATAAATCATAATGGTTTAGCCCTTCTAATTATATTTGACATTATATTACGCCTCTGAGCAACGAACTTTACATGTAGAAACACCTTTTTTTTCCTTTGGCGAGTACTTTTTTCACGTACACATGTATGGAAGCGATGGGAAGGTAGACTAGAGCCACTAGTGATTTCGGCTGGCCGGATCAAAGCTGCACACGGACGTACGGACACGGTTAGTGTTAGTTGGACCGACACATGCATGCCGCCTCCAGTATGGAACACCGTTGGCCTGGTAGGCAGGCAGGTTAATATTCCCATGCCGTCCCGACAACGCTGCCGTGTTCTCTCCTGCATGCATGTGCAGGTAAATGCGCTTACCGACAACGCTGCCGCTGGACTACGTACGTACTCAGTAGCTCATTAGCAACACCTTCTTTCAGGGTTCTAAAAAAAGCACTTCTTTCAGGAAATTCTCCGAACCTTCTCCACCACTTGCCTTTCTTATCGATATTACTATTGGAGATCGGCTCTATGGATcccttcattttttttaaatgtaCCTAGTGATCTAAAgtctcttatatttctttacagaaaAAGAGTAATAATTAACTTTTGGTGTTTCAAAAATTCTGGAAAAAAAACTAGCAATTATAGCATGTACTTCATGATGAAATGCGTTAAAATGTGACCTACAAAAAAGCAGAATCATGAAAAAAAATAGCACCTGCATTTTCATTATAAAAGTCCATGATTTTTTTTATGTGTAGCTCACATCATAatgtagttcatcatagaaatttACAAACATGAGTATACATCCCTATGTACGTGTGTATTTCTTTTTAGAATTGTCTGGAACTTTAAATTTTGATTTTCACAATAATTAATTTTCTTAAGAAATTGGGCTCCATGAGCCAATAATCTGCGGCCCATTACTTTGGCACTCCTTATTTACACTTGAGTAGTAAGATACCTATAGCTTTTCTGAGAACACGCTGAAGACCTGCATGTCTTATATTCGTACAACAACATTGTTTTCCCAATAAAAGAAAGAAGACCATTGTTTACTCACAAAGGAATTTAGTTTACATACTCCAGTTAAGTGAAAAACTAATGATTATTTTTTGGAAGAAAACTAATGATTCTTGGTGTGATGGAAGTTAGTTTCTACAcaatacactagtagaaaacagggctttggtccaaGCTCAATGCACCCTTTAGTCCCCGGTTgccattacgaaccgggactaatgtgagcattagtcccggttcgagcggctagtgCGTCGGGTAGGCATTAGTCCCCGGTTCaaacgaaccgggactaaagggtgcgatagacttttagtcccggtttgagacaccaACCGGAGTAAAGAGTGTGatgccctttagtcccagttcgtgtctcaaaccgggactaaaggggtctcGAATTTTTGTTAGTTTTTCcatttgttttctgtttttaggTTCTGTTTTAAATTGCTTATATCTTTTAGGATATTTGATGTTTTTGAGTGATACTTTTTGCATTAGATTCAAAATTTTTGTCTAGTTTCTGTTgttgccattagttttcaaatttgaatgattTAAATATGAATTTGTTCAAATTTGCTTCAAACCCTAGATTGTGAATAACTTGAGTTTAAAATAGTTTTTAAtttaattctttttgctcctAGTCACATGCCAGATTGTTGCCCACAGTAAAATTTATTTTGTTATTTTTAGAATAATTTAAATTAGGATTTTAATTAAAACAGTACTGCTTTGCTTATAAAGTTGTTTTAGCCTTTAATAATAGTGATAGAATTAGTTTTGCTATATTAAAAAGTAATTCTTTTCGCCACTTTAATAGAACGTGACTCTGGCTTGGTTAACCTTACTTAGTTGTGACTCTGGttgggacggtgctagcagatgtagtcGACGGTACGATTGGATGGACATCATCCTGGACTAAAGGGTTTCAAActctaaccccccccccccccccccccccccccccccgtgtatcgccatttcagtttttgaaaaaaaacaaaagaaaatgatgaaaacttcaaaaattaaaatccttcaagatgtagttatgttactacatctactagttaggaaaattaaaaaacttaaatttggacatgttttgcaaaaaagtgttatgaaaaagtaaaacggctgtaacttttgcatacgatgtcaaaaaaaagtataatatatcaaaatgttcagcacgaaaatctgGTTATGATTTCGATGGCCGTATGCTGTTTTGCAAATTtgtagaatcctcaaattctgaAAGGAAAATAAGTTATCCTTAAATTtaagtttttttgaatttttggtcaaaccctggtcaaactatggtcaaactacagTCAAACTatttattcaagaaatattagtgttactaattAATTATTgatttttagaataatagtttcaaactcaaacggtgCTTCATGCTCAAGGTTCAACTCCTAAGGGTTAATCGGATTGACAGCTTAGTATTATCAGgtaaacaacaagtgcagacttgaaaAGGAGAGGGAATAGAACTCGGAAGT
The sequence above is a segment of the Aegilops tauschii subsp. strangulata cultivar AL8/78 chromosome 6, Aet v6.0, whole genome shotgun sequence genome. Coding sequences within it:
- the LOC109785644 gene encoding probable F-box protein At4g22030, whose translation is MAALHAQRLFLAQSSSFLPSTSAARPRPRPRRSGAAACRAALRVPSGIHTAQDSLSLKLDWIDVPGSPSADVDGGSVPVEKLRAIADAAADRAEMHDIIGRQRDNWNHLLLHSTNSLTLAASVMAALAPAAPGVLALKASAGVLLASAAVTMAAVNKIQPSQLAEEQRNATRLWRELERDVRAALALGAHTTTTKDDVQEAMDRVLALDAAYPLPLLPGMLEKFPKAVEPARWWPRRRAAQPKRLRSLGRRGSVATGNNGWTQDLEEEMRGILRVIKAKDEQEFLTVGKLVLNLNRGLAVAGPALAGTAALASVFIGSGEAGTWASGAAVFGGALAAAVNTMEHGGQMGMLFELLRNCAGFYRKIQEDIEANLGEPDLERREGGEVFATKVALKLGRSLSDLKQFRKMASPSVRDEDIEEFAGKLF